In Erigeron canadensis isolate Cc75 chromosome 1, C_canadensis_v1, whole genome shotgun sequence, a single window of DNA contains:
- the LOC122585654 gene encoding LOB domain-containing protein 1, with amino-acid sequence MESCLKTTLSTPMTISTPTEESENSNSHSTLSSQLSPTSVLAHQPSHRVVLTPCAACKILRRRCIEKCMLAPYFPPTDPHKFTIAHRVFGASNIIKLLQELPESHRLDAVSSMVYEANARLRDPVYGCAGTICHLQKQVSDLQAELAKAKAEMVNLQCRQSSVLALIRKQMEHQQPPLLPPVLSSPQQHQNLYDNIIFFDDNANLSNLESIWI; translated from the exons ATGGAAAGTTGTCTAAAAACCACCCTCTCTACACCAATGACTATTTCAACACCTACCGAAGAATCCGAAAACTCGAACTCTCATTCGACATTGTCGTCTCAACTTAGTCCCACAAGTGTTTTAGCTCATCAGCCGTCTCACCGAGTGGTGCTTACTCCTTGCGCGGCTTGTAAGATACTGCGACGCAGGTGTATCGAAAAATGCATGTTGGCACCTTATTTTCCTCCAACTGACCCTCACAAGTTCACCATTGCACATAGAGTATTTGGAGCAAGTAACATTATTAAATTGTTGCAg GAACTTCCTGAATCGCATCGATTAGATGCTGTTAGCAGTATGGTGTACGAAGCAAATGCAAGACTTCGAGACCCGGTTTATGGTTGTGCAGGCACAATTTGTCACCTACAAAAGCAAGTAAGTGACCTCCAAGCCGAATTAGCAAAGGCAAAAGCAGAAATGGTCAATTTGCAATGTCGACAATCGAGTGTCTTAGCTCTAATCCGTAAGCAAATGGAACATCAACAGCCACCACTTCTTCCACCAGTCTTATCATCACCACAACAACATCAAAATCTTTATGACaacataatattttttgatgATAATGCAAATCTTAGCAATCTTGAGTCTATTTGGATATGA
- the LOC122600453 gene encoding uncharacterized protein LOC122600453 has translation MKEEVLVSVKESTVTKIEKREEEEEDMLVDVVDDDLNNGVVEEESGLVDRVVKDVDLVDKVVVLETVEEVVVEESVVSIVGSESGDDDKSGNGTVVAEESKMDIETSGGEVVGKEDKEVIGLVQKVDKKGKEVATAKHGLLEGQVEAVEVGLVGVEKVEDGTEERSLLTKNEDKGDEVEQTTKESLQSIVEVNINDENKSESGLNEEKVGRGRPIESVDVDGVTNEKSGNTKALGSTKILESVAKVDEVVAGDGFSGKDEIQGGVSVDQSTNFPEISTLSSDVVNSGTGEGAVHGNARNLVEKADIGAISKEESSLSMKEGKTDSKIDDEPQVIEGEIAVIDEVKEPEIGLASETIEQPTGAVHELADADHVMDETIENKEEVSGSSKVPEPLTVANLGSEEDDVIVVEEGLEGKGEGLEVVKTADVGATSKDESLHATVEVSMTEKSGSDVGAHNGPDAVAVCSEVIEVTGAEKRPNAAAQNIGDTSISQVVSGSNDVPSNGGKEAAKQHVAVLDSAVEVPPTGGPQMSVEDSGKANNAAAHVEHGVLSADTQFSYEGAHMERGDEAGMDIDEVLSWKDEIPSIQEVEQKVDLANVSSIDEQVDVDVEEHETEATEPTLEAKQWNQTSVSLHQSGYFHPPENEGEFSVSDLVWGKVRSHPWWPGQIFDSSDASEQAMKYHKKDCFLVAYFGDRTFAWNESTVLKPFRPNFSEIVGHTNLEAFNNAVHCALEEVSRRVELGLTCSCIPRDIYDNIKCQIVENSGIKQESSKRQDIDKSASVNSFEPDKLVDYVRLVAKVPYGEVDKMELTMAKAQLSSYGRFKGYRQLAEFQSCGDLLELDQVLQDATYSDDGSKKRKALDSLSDGSEKRPSHHAEPVPAAKPSFQVGACIQRVASQLTGPPTKVEPSDQAVVSTVSDQAEMLSQLHLAAQDPQKGYNFLNNIIPFFNGHRATVLSKSKQISNDVRKRKTSNENDPEEFEFDDVNDSYWTDRIIQNYSDEQLLPENQNGGGAHQIAVAYEQEKPVKQTRRSNKKRFFNSNHEIEAKEQLELIERRRLNLATEVSMKFTEGVYFPSEIHLNKMFRRFGPLMESETEVDRQSGRARVVFKKCSDAEVAHGSAEKFNIFGSIAVRYDLNYTPLISYKPLPLPVAQDVADAC, from the coding sequence ATGAAAGAGGAGGTGTTGGTGAGTGTTAAGGAGTCAACAGTTACTAAAATTGAGAAAagagaagaggaagaagaagatatgTTGGTggatgttgttgatgatgatttaaACAATGGGGTTGTGGAGGAAGAAAGCGGGTTGGTTGATCGGGTTGTGAAAGATGTCGATTTAGTTGATAAAGTTGTTGTCTTGGAGACAGtggaggaggtggtggttgAAGAAAGTGTGGTGAGTATTGTTGGCAGTGAGTCGGGTGATGATGATAAGTCGGGGAATGGGACGGTTGTGGCGGAGGAGAGTAAGATGGATATTGAGACGTCGGGTGGAGAAGTTGTGGGGAAAGAGGATAAGGAGGTGATTGGATTGGTTCAAAAAGTGGATAAGAAGGGCAAGGAAGTTGCGACGGCAAAACATGGTTTATTGGAAGGTCAAGTGGAAGCTGTGGAGGTGGGTTTGGTTGGGGTTGAAAAAGTTGAAGACGGTACTGAGGAACGAAGTTTGTTGACTAAAAATGAGGACAAGGGAGATGAAGTTGAACAAACGACAAAAGAGAGTTTGCAGTCAATAGTTGAGGTTAACATAAATGATGAAAATAAGTCAGAAAGTGGATTGAACGAAGAGAAAGTGGGACGGGGACGTCCAATAGAGTCGGTTGATGTCGATGGTGTGACGAATGAGAAAAGTGGAAATACTAAGGCTTTGGGTTCGACAAAGATTTTAGAGTCAGTGGCTAAAGTTGACGAGGTGGTTGCAGGGGACGGTTTCTCTGGAAAAGATGAAATTCAAGGAGGTGTGTCCGTGGATCAAAGTACAAATTTTCCTGAAATTTCTACTTTATCAAGTGATGTGGTCAATTCAGGAACAGGTGAAGGTGCGGTTCATGGAAATGCTAGAAACTTGGTCGAGAAAGCTGATATTGGGGCTATTAGCAAGGAAGAAAGTTCACTATCAATGAAAGAAGGTAAAACAGATTCCAAAATAGACGATGAACCTCAAGTTATTGAAGGAGAGATTGCTGTGATAGATGAAGTAAAGGAACCAGAAATAGGTTTGGCCAGTGAGACCATAGAACAACCTACAGGTGCTGTTCATGAACTGGCTGATGCAGATCATGTGATGGACGAAACGATTGAAAACAAAGAAGAGGTGTCAGGTTCATCGAAGGTTCCGGAACCATTAACTGTGGCGAATCTTGGGTCGGAGGAAGATGATGTCATAGTTGTAGAAGAAGGTTTAGAAGGAAAAGGTGAAGGCCTAGAGGTAGTTAAGACTGCTGATGTTGGTGCAACGAGCAAAGATGAAAGCCTACATGCAACAGTAGAAGTTTCGATGACTGAAAAATCTGGAAGTGATGTTGGTGCGCACAATGGACCTGATGCAGTTGCTGTGTGCAGTGAAGTCATTGAAGTGACAGGTGCTGAAAAACGACCAAATGCCGCTGCGCAAAATATAGGTGATACGAGTATTTCTCAAGTAGTTTCAGGGTCGAATGATGTTCCTTCGAATGGTGGCAAGGAAGCTGCAAAGCAGCATGTCGCGGTTCTAGATTCTGCAGTTGAAGTTCCACCCACCGGTGGTCCCCAAATGTCCGTGGAAGATTCTGGGAAAGCTAACAATGCAGCAGCTCATGTTGAACATGGTGTTTTATCTGCAGACACACAATTTTCATATGAAGGGGCTCACATGGAGAGAGGAGATGAGGCAGGGATGGACATTGATGAAGTACTCAGTTGGAAAGATGAGATACCATCCATACAAGAGGTCGAGCAAAAGGTGGACCTTGCAAATGTTTCAAGTATAGATGAGCAGGTAGACGTAGATGTTGAAGAGCACGAAACAGAAGCAACAGAGCCCACTTTGGAGGCTAAGCAGTGGAATCAAACATCGGTCTCATTACATCAATCAGGTTATTTCCATCCACCAGAAAATGAAGGTGAGTTCTCTGTGTCTGATTTAGTTTGGGGTAAAGTCAGGAGCCACCCGTGGTGGCCTGGGCAAATATTTGATTCTTCTGATGCATCGGAGCAAGCCATGaaatatcataaaaaagatTGCTTTTTAGTAGCATATTTTGGAGACCGAACTTTTGCTTGGAACGAGTCAACTGTCTTGAAACCATTTCGCCCAAATTTCTCTGAAATAGTGGGCCATACCAATTTAGAAGCTTTTAATAATGCAGTTCACTGTGCTTTAGAGGAAGTGTCAAGACGGGTAGAGTTGGGCCTCACATGCTCATGCATCCCCCGTGACATCTATGACAATATCAAATGTCAGATAGTAGAGAACTCAGGAATTAAGCAAGAATCTAGTAAAAGACAGGATATAGACAAGTCTGCAAGTGTCAACTCATTTGAACCCGATAAACTCGTCGACTATGTGAGACTAGTTGCAAAGGTCCCATATGGTGAAGTTGATAAAATGGAGCTAACAATGGCAAAAGCTCAATTATCTTCTTATGGTCGTTTTAAAGGTTATCGCCAGCTGGCTGAGTTTCAGTCATGTGGTGATTTGTTAGAACTTGACCAGGTTCTTCAAGATGCAACATATAGTGATGATGGTTCTAAAAAGCGGAAGGCTCTTGATTCCCTTTCTGATGGTTCAGAAAAGCGTCCGAGTCACCATGCTGAACCAGTTCCAGCGGCTAAGCCGTCTTTCCAAGTAGGTGCATGCATTCAAAGGGTAGCTAGCCAGCTGACAGGACCACCAACGAAAGTTGAACCATCTGATCAAGCTGTTGTAAGTACTGTTTCAGATCAAGCTGAGATGTTATCTCAACTTCACTTGGCTGCACAGGATCCCCAGAAAGGATACAATTTCTTGAATAACATCATCCCGTTTTTTAATGGTCACCGAGCCACTGTTTTGAGCAAGTCTAAACAAATTTCAAATGATGTGAGGAAGAGAAAAACTTCGAATGAGAACGATCCTGAAGAGTTTGAATTTGATGATGTTAACGATTCCTATTGGACAGACAGGATCATTCAGAATTATTCTGATGAACAACTATTGCCAGAGAATCAGAATGGAGGTGGAGCACATCAAATTGCTGTGGCCTATGAACAAGAAAAACCTGTAAAACAGACCCGTAGATCAAATAAAAAACGTTTCTTCAATAGCAACCATGAAATAGAAGCGAAGGAACAACTAGAGCTTATAGAAAGGAGGCGCTTAAATTTGGCAACTGAAGTTTCGATGAAATTTACTGAGGGTGTGTATTTCCCTTCAGAAATACATCTGAATAAAATGTTTAGACGGTTTGGGCCTTTAATGGAATCGGAAACTGAAGTGGATAGGCAAAGTGGACGTGCTCGAGTGGTATTTAAGAAATGTTCTGATGCAGAAGTTGCTCATGGTAGTGCTGAAAAATTCAACATCTTTGGTTCGATTGCTGTACGTTACGATCTGAATTATACACCGTTGATCTCTTATAAGCCTTTGCCCCTTCCAGTGGCTCAAGATGTGGCAGATGCATGCTAA